The Janthinobacterium tructae genome contains the following window.
TCCGACCTACGATTCTATTCACTTGAGTACCAGTTTCAACGCCGGTTTTTCGCCGTAATCTTCATAGCGCTCATTGATGCCGGCGATACAGAACGTGATTTCTTCCAGCAAGTCCGGTACTTGCGCCTTCATCGCTTCCGCATCCTGCACGACGATGTCGAGCACTTCGTTCGGTTTCAAACGGAACTGCGTCATGTTTTCGTCGTCGCGCAGATAGCTGAGGCAATCGACCCAGGCATCCATGCTGTTGCCGTAGAACGCGGGGAAACCGAAGGCTGGCACGCATTGCGCGTGGAAGCTCGCTTCGTCGGTGATGTCTTTTCCATTCAGGATGGCAGTGGCCATGATCTTCCTCAGTTCTTCAGCGACAGCACATCCTGCATGTCGAACAGGCCGGTCGGCTTGTCGGCCAGGAAACGCGCGGCGCGCAGGGCGCCGTGGGCGTAGGTGACGCGGCTGCTCGACTTATGGCTGATCTCGATGCGCTCGCCGATGCCGGCAAACAGCACCGTATGGTCGCCGACGATATCGCCGCCGCGGATGGTGGCAAAGCCGATGGTCGACGGATCGCGTTCGCCCGTCACGCCTTCGCGGCCGTACACGGCGCATTCCTTCAAGTCGCGGCCCAGGGCGCCGGCCACCACTTCACCCATTTGCAGGGCGGTGCCCGATGGCGCGTCGACCTTGTGGCGGTGATGCGCTTCGATGATTTCAATGTCGTAGCCTTCAGACAGGCTTTTCGCCGCCAGTTCCAGCAACTTCATGGTGACATTCACGCCCACGCTCATGTTCGGCGCGAACATGATGGCCGTCTTTTCGGCGGCGGCGGCAATGGCCGCCTTGCCCGCGTCATCGAAACCGGTGGTGCCGATGATCATCTTGATGCCATGCTCGGCGCAATACGCCAGGTGCTGCAAGGTGCCTTCGGGACGCGTGAAATCGATCAGGTAATCGGCGCCGGCCAGGCCGGTGGCCAGATCGGACTCGATCAGCACGCCGGCCGGCTTGCCCAGGAAAGCGGCGGCGTCCTGGCCGACGGACGGTGAACCAGCGCGGTCGAGCGCACCGGCCAGCACGGCGTCGGGGGCGTTGCTGACGGCTTCGATCAGGATATGGCCCATGCGGCCACTGGCGCCAGCGATGGCGATTTTCAGTTCAGTCATTTTATTCTCTTACAACAGCTTATTTGGTGGGTTCGGCAGCAGGTGCAGGCTCGGCGGCAGGCGCCGTTGCAGGTGCAACGTCAGGCTTGCTCACAGGAATGGCAGGAGCGGCATCGGCCGGCACGGGCACGGCGCTCGGCGCCACGGGCGACGGCACGGCGGCGGCAGGCACATCGGCCTTGGCGACCTTGGCGAACGGCGACGGACCGGCGATGCGGTCGATGTATTCTTTCTCGGTCGGCAAGTTGCCGCCTTCGAAACGTTCAACCTTGCCATCCTTGCCGAAGTACACAACCACGCGGCTGCTGGTGGTTTCGCCACTGCCCCGGGCCAGGCGGAATGGATAATCCCAGCGGTCGGCATGGAAAATGTCGGTCAGCAACGAGGTGCCGAGGACGAAACGCACCTGGTCGCGCGTCATGCCCACTTTCAACTGAGCCAGCATCTCTTCGGAGACAAAGTTGCCTTGTTGAATGTCAGGACGATACGGCGAGAAAAACCACATGAATTTTTGCAACGGCGTAATGGTGGTCGTTTGTGCGCCCTGTTCAGGAACCACTTCCTTGCCTTCTTTTTGGCTGGCTGCTGGCTTTTCGCCAAGGATGCCACGGCTGGCGCAGCCGGACATGGCCAGCGCGACACAGACCATGCCTGCCACGACTGGTGCTCGAAATGAAATACGGTGCCAGAGAGATGGCAATACAGCCGGTGTTACGCGCATAAATGACCTCAATTGGATGAACAAAACGCCAGGAGTGACCGGCCTGCCAAAAAATGCATATTTTGGCACTCCCCGACAAAACGCTATATGATAAAGCACCTGACCCACATACGAGCAACAAACATGAGTAACAATCCTAGTGATCTCAAGGCAAGCGGCCTGAAAGCCACCTTGCCACGCCTGAAGATACTCGATATCTTCCAGAGTAGCCCGGTACGCCACCTGACAGCAGAAGACGTCTATAAAATTCTGCTGGCCGACAATATGGATGTCGGTTTGGCAACTGTCTACCGTGTCCTGACGCAGTTTGAACAGGCAGGCTTGCTGAACCGCAACCATTTTGAAACCGGCAAGGCAATTTTCGAACTCAACGAAGGTTCCCACCACGACCATCTGGTGTGCCTCGACTGTGGCCGGGTCGAAGAATTCTTCGACGAAGAGATCGAAATCCGCCAGCAAAAAGTGGCTGAAGAGCGCGGCTTCAAGATCGCCGAACACGCCTTGGCCATCTACGGCAACTGCATCAAGACGGCTTGCCCGCATAAAACCGCCTGACCCACGCTTGCCGCTCCCACGGGGCGGCTGGCAGTACGATTAATGATGGCTGAGTGCGCTCGACAGTAATTTAGCCGTGATATCGACGATCGGAATGACGCGCTCGTAGGCCATGCGCGTCGGTCCGATCACCCCCAACGTTCCCACGATCTTGCCGTTGACTTCATACGGCGCCGTCACCACGCTCATCTCATCCATCGGCACCAGGTTCGATTCGCCGCCGATGAAAATCTGCACGCCCGTCGCCTTGCTCGACACGTCGAGCAACTGCATCAAGCCCGTTTTTTGCTCGAACATGTCGAACATCTGACGCAGCGAATGCATATTCGATGACAGATCGCTCACGCTGAGCAAGTTGCGTTCGCCGGAAATCACCATGTCGTCGCTATGGTCGGCCATCGCTTCGCTGCCCGCTTCCACGGCCGCCTGCATCAGGCTGCCCATGTCATCGCGCAGCTGGCGCAGTTCGCCCTGCAGGCGCACGCGCACGGCGTCGAATGACAGGCCGCCATAATTCTGATTGATATAGTTGGCCGATTGCACCAGTTGCGCTGGCGTATAGTCGGCCTCCGTCAGCAATAAACGGTTCTGCACGTCGCCGCCCGGGGCGACGATGACGAGCAGGATGCGCTTTTCGGACAGGCGCAGGAATTCGATTTGCTGGAATACGGATTCGCGGCGCGGACTGAGCACGACGCCGGCAAACTGCGACAGCGACGACAGCATCTGCGCCGCGTTGGCGATGGTTTTTTGCGGCTGCGGCGTCTGCAGGCGCATGCGCGACTCCACCAGGTGCTCGTCCAGATGCCGGACGGTCAGCAAGGTGTCGACAAAAATGCGGTAGCCGCGCGGCGTGGGGATGCGTCCGGCCGAGGTGTGCGGACTGGACACATAACCGAGCTCTTCCAGATCGGCCATGATGTTGCGGATCGTGGCCGGTGACAGGTCCAGGCCGGAAATTTTCGACAAGGCGCGCGAACCGACCGGCAGGCCGTCGGCGATATATCGCTCGACCAGGGCTTTCAGCAGTGTTTGGGCACGTGTATCGAGTTGCATGGTGTCTCAGGTAAGCAAATATTCTTTAAACAAGCACATTGTTAATCAAGCGGCAACAACAGCGGCCGAACGTGCAGTAACAGCACCTATTATGCACGTTCGCCCGCCCTGCGGCGATCAATCTTCCAGTTGCCCCTGCAGCCACAGCAGCAACTCGTCAAAGTTGCCGCAGATGGCGTCGGGCTGCACCCCGGCGGCCAGATGGGCATCGCTGCCCTTGCGGTTCATCCAGACGGCACGCATGCCCGCCCCCTGCGCTCCCGTCACGTCGAAATACAGGTCGTCGCCCACATACACGGCTTCATGCGGCGCCACGTCCAGCGCCGCGCAGGCGGCCAGGAAGATGCTGGCGTCGGGCTTGGCCACGCCAAACTCGCTGGCGGCGATGGACACCTTGAAATGCTGCGCCAAACCGATAATTTCAAGGTCTGCATTGCCATTCGAGATGGAGCCGAGCAGCATGCGCTGGCGCATCCAGGCCAGGCCAGGCAAGACGTCGTCATACGGCTGGACGCGGTTGCGCGCGGCCAGGAAGTGCACGATGGCCCCGTCGACCAGGGCGGGATCCTCGCCGGCAGCTTCGAAGGCCGACAGCAGGCCGGCGCGGCGCAACTCGATCAAATTGCCATGGAAATGCGGTTGCGCATTGAGCATGGCCAGGCGGTGCTGGCGCAGCACCTCGATGGAAAACTGCTGCGCCACCCTGGGCGCATGCGTGGCCAGCCAGTCGTGCAGCAGGGTTTCGGCAGCGGCAATCACGGGCGCGATGGGCCACAAGGTATCGTCGAGATCGAACAGGATGGCCTTGGGCGGCACGGCGGGTTTGACAGGGGAAAGGGACATGGGACTCACGGTGGATGCCGCGCCACGATGCGCAGGCTGCATGTATTGTCGCACCGATCGCCGCAGCCGGCATGGCTGCGTCCCCGTGAAATGGGGCCGGGCCAGCGCTTCCCGGCGAAAAATTGTTACAGGGTGATACAAGGCAAGATCATTCAGCTTGCCAGATAGACTAAAATAGGCGCCATTCCAATGCGGCGCCAGCGTCCGCGTTGCGCTACCCAACCTGATTCGTTTTGGAGAATGTATGAAAAATTTGTACCTGCGCTCGATGCTGGCGGCGGCTTGTGCCGTCACACTGGCAGCTTGCGGCGGCAGCGGCGGCAACCTGTATCTGAGTGGCCAAGTGTCCAATCTGGCAAAAGACGGCCTGATTTTGCTGAATGATGGCGAACGTTTGTCCGTGCCTGCAGGTCAGACCTCCTTTGTTTTCACCAAGCTGGTCAAGACCGATGACCGCTACGACATCAGCATCGCGCAGCAGCCAAAGGGCGCCGTGTGCACGATTACCAACGGTGTCGGCAAGGCAACGAGCTATTCCGCGAGCACGGCCCTGGTGAGCTGCGAGACCAATACCTACCCGCTGAAAGGCACGATCACGGGCCTGACTGCTGATGGCTTGCGCCTGGTGATGGGGCCCAACGGCACCAGCCCACTGGCTGGCACCAACTCCTACACATTCGAAAAAGTAGCTGACGGCGCCCTGTACGGTATTACCGTACTGACTCAGCCGACGGGCCTGAGATGCCGCTTCCAGGGCTCCACCAGTGCCGACGGCAGCGATACGGCCGGCACGATGGGCTCTGCCGCCACGACCGCGGCCACTCTCGACTGCACGCCGCAGTAATCCTTGCGATCCGTCACCTAATTTTTTGGAGAAATACATGAAGTTATCCTGCCTGCGCCCACTCGCCGCGCTGCTGCTGACCCTGGGACTGGCCGCGTGCGGTGGCAAGGCCTCGTATGATGTCAGCGGCACCGTCAGCAACTTGAACAACAATGGCCTGATCCTGGCCAACGGCGGGGAGGAGCTGCCGATTGCCGCCGGCCAGACCTCGTTTACTTTTAAAAACCGCATCGACTATGGCAGCAGCTACAACATCACCGTCAAGCAACAACCGGCCCATATGACTTGCACCATCAGTAATGGCTCAGGTTCGGCTGGCCATTACATCAACATCAGCGCCGCTGTTTCTTGTTCACAAAACGTCTATAGCGTGGGCGGCACGATTTCCGGCCTGACGGTAGAAGGCTTGCAGCTGATTAACGGCACTGTAACCACCACGGTGGCCAAGGATGCCACGAGCTTTACCATGGTCGGCGATGTCGCCTACGGTTACACCTATGGCGTCAGCGTCACCGCCCAGCCCAAGGGTCTGAAGTGCGAGGTACAGCCGGGCACAGGCAGCGGCACCATGGGCGAAGCGAAGGTGACGACGGTGAAGATCGCCTGCAATCCGGTCTGAGTTGCAGGAACGGTAGCCGCCATGCGGCTACCGGCAAGAGATATCACCAGAATCTATAGTTGATATTCCAAAGATAAATTGGAGTTATATGTGGCGATGCAGCATAATGCATCTGTCTCCTCCAACTCTTCCAAGAATTGGATTTAGCCCGCTTTTACCAGCGGGCTTTTTTTTGCCCAAAATTTCTCAGGCGGCAGGCGTTTGCAAACCAGGTTGCAGCATGTGCACGATGCTGGAAAAATCCTGCTGCGCATAACCGGCTTGCGCATGCATCTGGTACAGCTGGCGCACCAGGCCACCCAGTGGCGTGGGCGCGTTTGCCGACAAAGCCGACTGCTGCGCCAGGCCCAGGTCTTTCAGCATCAGCGCCGTGCCGAAGCCGCCCGTGTAATTGCGCGACGCGGGCGTACCGTCCGTGACACCGGGCCACGGGTTGTACACTTCCAGGGTCCAGTTGCGGCCCGAACTCTTGGCCATGATATCGGACAGCACTTTCGGATCGAGGCCATGCGCCACGCCCAGGTTCAGCGCTTCGGCCGTACCGGCCATCAGAATCCCCAGCAGCATGTTGTTGCAAATCTTCGCCACCTGGCCCGCGCCCGCCTCGCCCGCATGGAAGATGTTCTTGCCCATCTTTTCCAGCAAGGGACGCGCCTGCTGCAAGGCCGCCGCGCTGCCACCGACGATGAAGGTCAGGGTGCCGGCCGCCGCGCCCGCTGTGCCACCCGAGACGGGCGCATCGAGCATGGCAAAGCCACGCTCGCTGGCCGCCTGCGCCACCTGGCGTGCCACGTCGGCCGCGATGGTGCTGCAATCGATGAACAGGGCGCCAGGCTTGGCCGAGTCGAGCACGCCGCCGGCGCCCAGGTACAGTTCCTGCACGTGCTTGTTGGCTGGCAGCATGGTGATGACGGCGTCGGCCGTCTGCACGGCTGCGCTGGCGGATGCGGCCGCCGTGG
Protein-coding sequences here:
- a CDS encoding barstar family protein, with protein sequence MATAILNGKDITDEASFHAQCVPAFGFPAFYGNSMDAWVDCLSYLRDDENMTQFRLKPNEVLDIVVQDAEAMKAQVPDLLEEITFCIAGINERYEDYGEKPALKLVLK
- the fur gene encoding ferric iron uptake transcriptional regulator, giving the protein MSNNPSDLKASGLKATLPRLKILDIFQSSPVRHLTAEDVYKILLADNMDVGLATVYRVLTQFEQAGLLNRNHFETGKAIFELNEGSHHDHLVCLDCGRVEEFFDEEIEIRQQKVAEERGFKIAEHALAIYGNCIKTACPHKTA
- the dapB gene encoding 4-hydroxy-tetrahydrodipicolinate reductase; translation: MTELKIAIAGASGRMGHILIEAVSNAPDAVLAGALDRAGSPSVGQDAAAFLGKPAGVLIESDLATGLAGADYLIDFTRPEGTLQHLAYCAEHGIKMIIGTTGFDDAGKAAIAAAAEKTAIMFAPNMSVGVNVTMKLLELAAKSLSEGYDIEIIEAHHRHKVDAPSGTALQMGEVVAGALGRDLKECAVYGREGVTGERDPSTIGFATIRGGDIVGDHTVLFAGIGERIEISHKSSSRVTYAHGALRAARFLADKPTGLFDMQDVLSLKN
- the hrcA gene encoding heat-inducible transcriptional repressor HrcA; this encodes MQLDTRAQTLLKALVERYIADGLPVGSRALSKISGLDLSPATIRNIMADLEELGYVSSPHTSAGRIPTPRGYRIFVDTLLTVRHLDEHLVESRMRLQTPQPQKTIANAAQMLSSLSQFAGVVLSPRRESVFQQIEFLRLSEKRILLVIVAPGGDVQNRLLLTEADYTPAQLVQSANYINQNYGGLSFDAVRVRLQGELRQLRDDMGSLMQAAVEAGSEAMADHSDDMVISGERNLLSVSDLSSNMHSLRQMFDMFEQKTGLMQLLDVSSKATGVQIFIGGESNLVPMDEMSVVTAPYEVNGKIVGTLGVIGPTRMAYERVIPIVDITAKLLSSALSHH
- a CDS encoding outer membrane protein assembly factor BamE, translating into MVCVALAMSGCASRGILGEKPAASQKEGKEVVPEQGAQTTTITPLQKFMWFFSPYRPDIQQGNFVSEEMLAQLKVGMTRDQVRFVLGTSLLTDIFHADRWDYPFRLARGSGETTSSRVVVYFGKDGKVERFEGGNLPTEKEYIDRIAGPSPFAKVAKADVPAAAVPSPVAPSAVPVPADAAPAIPVSKPDVAPATAPAAEPAPAAEPTK
- the mmsB gene encoding 3-hydroxyisobutyrate dehydrogenase; translated protein: MQHIAFIGLGNMGAPMARNLVAAGFHVSVFDLAPAAVASLVEAGATAAASASAAVQTADAVITMLPANKHVQELYLGAGGVLDSAKPGALFIDCSTIAADVARQVAQAASERGFAMLDAPVSGGTAGAAAGTLTFIVGGSAAALQQARPLLEKMGKNIFHAGEAGAGQVAKICNNMLLGILMAGTAEALNLGVAHGLDPKVLSDIMAKSSGRNWTLEVYNPWPGVTDGTPASRNYTGGFGTALMLKDLGLAQQSALSANAPTPLGGLVRQLYQMHAQAGYAQQDFSSIVHMLQPGLQTPAA
- a CDS encoding HAD family hydrolase codes for the protein MSLSPVKPAVPPKAILFDLDDTLWPIAPVIAAAETLLHDWLATHAPRVAQQFSIEVLRQHRLAMLNAQPHFHGNLIELRRAGLLSAFEAAGEDPALVDGAIVHFLAARNRVQPYDDVLPGLAWMRQRMLLGSISNGNADLEIIGLAQHFKVSIAASEFGVAKPDASIFLAACAALDVAPHEAVYVGDDLYFDVTGAQGAGMRAVWMNRKGSDAHLAAGVQPDAICGNFDELLLWLQGQLED